The genomic segment AACCGTCGACATCCCCGACGCGCTCTATCGTCAAGCGAAGATCCGGGCCGCCGAGGAGGGCACGACTTTGCGCGCGCTCCTGGTGAATTCTCTCGCCGAGTCGCTCGTTCGTCAGGCCTCGAACGCCGAGACACTCCCACGC from the Acidobacteriota bacterium genome contains:
- a CDS encoding antitoxin, producing MKTTVDIPDALYRQAKIRAAEEGTTLRALLVNSLAESLVRQASNAETLPRRQRFEVDERGWPVLKRAPGDTTVVTDELVNRLRELEGV